In Microplitis demolitor isolate Queensland-Clemson2020A chromosome 9, iyMicDemo2.1a, whole genome shotgun sequence, one genomic interval encodes:
- the LOC128668541 gene encoding uncharacterized protein LOC128668541: MAEILNIQKPIIFDESISHYEFHSHQPYASSTCNNSDEIRINIQHQDLCILPSKSALHICGRFTKEDGTAVSETMELVNMAICHMFEEIRYELNAIEIDRCKNVGITSLMKNYISLTPGQANLMENAGWLQTDDKLTNGDGYFDISVPLSLLLGFAEDYNRIIMNAKHELILIRSNTDINSYLHTPAAREAAKKVKIVLNKVEWNVPYITMSDKQKIQALSFIANDPAISLSYRTWQLYEYPLLPKTTKHVWPIKTSTQLEKPRYLVLGFQTARKNIVTKNSSHFDHCNIRDVKVFLNSQSYPYGN, translated from the coding sequence ATGGCGGAAATCCTAAACATCCAAAAACCAATAATCTTCGACGAATCGATTTCTCACTATGAGTTTCATTCACATCAACCTTATGCTTCATCAACATGTAATAATAGTGATGAAATAAGAATCAATATTCAACATCAAGATTTATGCATTTTACCGAGTAAGAGTGCTTTACACATTTGTGGGAGATTTACGAAGGAAGATGGCACTGCTGTTAGTGAAACTATGGAGTTGGTTAACATGGCCATTTGTCACATGTTTGAAGAAATACGCTACGAATTGAATGCTATCGAAATTGATAGATGCAAGAATGTTGGAATTACAAGTCTTATGAAGAATTATATATCTTTAACTCCCGGACAGGCTAATTTAATGGAAAACGCCGGGTGGTTACAAACTGATGATAAATTGACTAATGGTGACggatattttgatatttctgTACCGCTGAGTTTATTACTTGGATTCGCTGAAGATTATAATCGTATTATTATGAATGCTAAGCATGAATTAATTCTCATAAGATCAAACACTGATATTAACTCATATCTACATACACCTGCTGCTCGAGAGGCTgctaaaaaagttaaaatagttCTTAATAAAGTGGAATGGAATGTACCATACATTACAATGTCGGATAAACAGAAGATTCAAGCACTCAGTTTTATCGCAAATGATCCAGCTATTTCATTAAGCTACCGTACATGGCAATTATATGAATATCCACTACTTCCGAAAACAACGAAACATGTTTGGCCTATCAAAACTTCGACGCAATTGGAGAAACCACGATATTTGGTTCTAGGATTTCAAActgcaagaaaaaatattgtgacgAAAAATTCCAGTCACTTTGATCATTGTAATATCCGAGATGTGAAAGTTTTCCTCAATTCGCAAAGTTATCCATATGGAAATTAG